From the Juglans microcarpa x Juglans regia isolate MS1-56 chromosome 3D, Jm3101_v1.0, whole genome shotgun sequence genome, the window GGGGCAGGACCAAAGAAGAGTGAGTGCTCTCTAAAAGAATGAATGAAGGGTTATTCTCTCATCATCTTTTGCTACctttgaaagaaaatacaagaaggTAACTTAAGAGCTTGAAAATGTGGAAGCACAAAACAGATTGTGGCAATAGCTAAGTAAGCCATGGTGCAAATTTGTTTACTTTGGCACATGATGATAATGTGAGTAGCATTTGTATGGGAGAAGAAAATGCAAGGATAAAGTAGAGGCAAAAAATCAATTGTACTAatgaaaataagtaaaaaatcaaGACTAAAAATATCTAAACTTCAGCAAAACATGAGTATCGGTTTGCATCCACATCGAATGACTATCACATTGCATAATAGGAAGAAGAATGAACTGctgaaaagagaaaacaaaataagaaataagaagaaaagagtATGAACTCAGAAAAGAGGAAGGTGTTATGTGATAACTTAAAATTGACTTTTTGGATAGTCGATAATAagaaaagataatatatatatttttagttttaggcATGGACTGCTTTTTGGagagtaagatgagataattttaaataaaaattaaaagttgaataaattattattaaaatattattatttttaatattattattgttttgagatttaaaaaagttaaattatttattatattttatgtaaaaatttaagaaatttataataataaaataaaatgaaataatatgagatgaaacatttttactATCCAGGCAATTGTATTTTAGGgaatgattttgagaattttcgtATTTCTGCAGGGTTCTAAAAATTTTTTGGGGGTCCTATGAACGTGGGTCCGGTTGGGGGTCATTGTAGTCAGAAGCAACATCATAATAGAAAAGGTGTACATGAACACCGAATTTGTTCACAGTGGTTTCTGATTGCTCTAAAATCTAAACCAAATCCGAACAGCTCAGGGCAGAGGCCGGACGTAAATTACCAAAATCTTTGGCTTAAACCCTACcgattaaccaaaaaaaaaaaaatgttggaaaaattgcattaattcaaaaatttcaaccGAAATTTATGAATTCTACTAATTAATTCCGAGATTTCTTCCTTGACGACTTGGATGGAGGCTTGGATTGCTCAGCAGCTCCTTTGGAGGCACCTGCTTGGTTTGCTTTTGAATTTGAAACGTTTGAACTGGATCCCGCACCTCCTGCTTCATGCTTTTCTCTAGTCACCGCACCCTGCGATCCTCTCACCTGCGCCGCCCTCTTATCCTTCCTCTTTGGCCTGTAACTCGACCTCTCCCTCTTGGGGAGCCACCTTTCTGGATCTGGTGGAGGACCTGGGTTAGCCGGGTCAAACCCTTTAGGGTACCTTggctttctctttctcttcttctttgctTTTGCCTTACTCTTACCCTCATCCAGTGCCTCACTGATCCCAACATGAGAAGCACCCTCAACATGTTTCGCTCCAGAAGTCCTCTCCAAACTATCCACATCGATCCCCTTCAAACCGGGTAATGGCGTCAGCTGCTTCTCATAAGCTTCCGCCTTATTAACATCCACATGAGCCATTGTTGTTACCAGCCCAACCAATGCTTCTATGTTTCCATCACTTTTTACAAGCTCCTCGTATAATTGGGCAGCATCCTCTTCGTGGCCATGCCTGACCTTGAAGGAAGCAGCCTCTTGCATTATCACACTCAGCTTATTGTCCTCAGTCATGGCATTTGACCACCATTTGATTGCAGAGTCAAGTACTGCAGCTGCACCATCAATATCTCCAGCACGCTCCTTAAGAGCCACAAGGGTTGCAACGGTGGCAGGCATGTGCTGGATATCATGTATCTTAGCCAGGGACTCTGCTGCAATATGAGGGTGGCCAGCAGCGGCAGCAACCTGTGCCCTAGCGAGGAGAACCACCTTGGACTTATCAGGGAACTTTTCGACAAACTGCCCTAGTACTTCTTCAGCCTTTCCAGCCTTGTTCTCTCTAACCAAAACAGCAGCTTGAAGCAGGATGGGCCTGACACTGTCAGCAAACATGTCCGGCAGTGCAGCAACAAGTTCACGAGCCTGTAAAAATTTAACAGAGTTCATTTAAGGAAGTCAGCAGAACCATAGTCGTTCACTCTGACACAAGGCCACAGACaagcattaaaaaataaaaattcagatACAAGAAAAAGAATGCCAGACCTGATCCAGCTTATTTGCATGGAGAAGTAAAAGAACTCTGTTTGCATATATTGCTTCCCTTTGTTTTGGCGAAAGTTTTAAGTCAAGTCCACGAGCAAGACGGAAGTTCTGTAAATCTTTCTCTTTCAGCCGATCAACTTTCTTTAGGCTATCAGAAACATCTTTCGAACCTTTCAATGCAATAAGGTTGTTCACTGCCACAGCTAGTGATGATTCATCTGACACATCTCGTTTTATAGTGTCCGTGTAAGCTTGAATAGCCTCATGTGTGCAACCAAGGAGCTGATGAAAAAAGTCATTAGCATCACTTGCCACCTAGAATAATGGAACACtgtatttgaaaatgaaatcaacTAACCTGCTGAACATAGGCCAACTGGACAGCTATAGGAGCCAATTCAATCTCTATTTCATCATCAGGCAAGTTGTCTTCCAAGAGCGTTTCCTGGCCAATTCTGACAGGAAAAAGCATATCAACATCTAGTATATCATCAATTTTAAGAGAAGTTCCATTCTCCCTTTTCTTAAGCTCATGCATATGCTTGGTTCAGTGCATATAAATTCATTCcacattttattttctcctctAATTCaccatgaaaaataaaaattattctacatttcaatcatcattttctatatgttcaaaagaaaaagaaaaaagtgcatATAAAAACATCATCGCTAATAACCTCCATTGTCACTTACCTTGCAACaaataatgtatttatgaaattaCCTTGCAAATAAGATTTCCAAACTTCCAACCAAACTTACATTCAAAGTGAATTTAAACTCCTCCCAGAATAAAGTTTTTCCTTTTGACTGGCAATTTCCCTCGTAGTACATATAATTACCACAAGTAAAAGAGAACTAGTTTCAAAGTTACTATTGAAAGTGTCGAAGAGAGAGATCTATACAAAAGCTAAGGTGCAACCATGATTTGGAAGACAGAATATCAGGTTCTGAGAAAAACAACAACAGAAGAAAAACCATTCTAATTCTAAGATGTTACTTTGAATTGACGATCATTGCAATGGTCACCTGAGATAAGTTTCTGGTCACACAGACAAACTGAGCAGAACAGAGCAATCACAAATATCAAGAAATTGTTTTATGTATATATCTTTGCCCTAGATCCAGGGCAAGAATAATGAGAGGCTTTCCATACGAAGATTACAGATGGCTCTTAATTCAAACCTTAAACTTCCTTCTACAAACAGGAATCTCTTTCTCCCTTCTCAGTCTCACCACCTCCAAAACAAGTACTCCCCCCAACCTCTAgtggttggctcaagtggtaagagccttggtcttggtggtatgatCCCTTCAGGTCTAAGATTCAatcccttgggtgcaaacaatttctaagggCTATCGGGTTGGGGgaatttttccttgaattatcTGAAGTGCACATGCTGGAAACTTCTTGCCAAGGGCTAGTGAACCCTTGGAATTAGTAGAGACTTTGGTCcgaacacccggtgccaattaaaaaaaacccCCATGAAGAGGAAAACACAAAACAGTGGCCAAAATAGACCAATTGGACCTCAAAAATTCAGATCAGAGGTAGGGTGCtgataaatttaataaactatCACAATAAAGAGAAGCTAGTTTTGGATCACATGATATAATCACCAAAAATATAGATAAGACCAACAAAGTtgaacattaaaagaaaaatgatttcctttattaagaaatttaagaGCAAACAGTTTGCTTGAACAGATGCTCTTTAACAAAGTTGTTGTCCTTCAATTAAGTTGAATGCAACTGGCTTATGAACATCAATTCTAGCAACCAAAATAGTACATTACCTTCGGGCTGACAGCAAGAGTTGTTCCGCATCTGTGTACATGCCCCTCTCAATTAGAGAACATGCAGTGTTGTATGCCAACTCAAAACTGCTAGTTGCTTTGACCCTAAGTGTATCCAGCATTCTTTGTACTTCAGATGCCCTCCCAGAGGCAACCAAACCAGCAACAGAGTTTATTTCTATGGAGTCTATCTTGGATTTTTGAAGCTTCTGATAGATATCCATGCAAGCATCCATTTTTCCCAGACGATACAGAATCTGAGACTCTAACAGCATTGTTGCAGAATTACCCTCTTGACGTTTCAAGGACTCCAAAGCTTCATCGAGTTTGTTCTGTCTGTATAAGCAGTATGCCTATTTACAGATAGGAAAAGCACAAATAAGAACATCAATGAGGCATTTAGGATGCTCTTGGAGCATTGTATTTGAGCACATGTATAATTGAAACTCTAAAATAGATTTAAGGAAGAAAATCTtgagttaaataaatatataattaaacatgCAGGCTGTTTTCATTTGATTGAGCCCACGTATGAACCACTTAAGATGCTAAGATGCTCAAAATTGAATGCGAAGAGAGATTTGACTAGTGTGAAAAACTAacatttcttatcaaaataaaaaatttattgatgggtAATAGGCATATCCCAAGTCGAGAAATATAGAAGAGCAGCACCTAGGCATGATTGTCTAGAGATACCAGGTATTCATGACTATTTATACCATTGAAATCTATTACAACTGACTAGTGTAGTAaagtgttacaaaaaaaaaaaaaaggtctaagCTTgtccatttcaaaaattaacaTGTGAACAAAGAAAAGCAAATCCTTGAATTTGAGAATAACAGGCAGATAGATAGTACTTAAATTCAAAGGCAATCTGAATCACCTTCCAAGAAGCATCAAATTTTGCAAATATTGGTCATTTCTACTTGATTTTTCTCCTAATAGTGACTAAACAacttgtacttttttttagatgaataaCTACATGTGGTATTTAATGAGACAGAAACACGTTACCAGCAAAACtaaagagagatcacaaactGAATGATCTACGAGCACGTGCGCACACACAAGAATATTACTgtaataagaattttaaaatcaaCCTTTGTAGGGAAGTAATCAATATTACGACAATgaaacttttatgagtattgagtttttttttttgaaaaaaaacgAGTTTGATGTATTCTTCCTCttccatcttatttcattttatttctgcTATTTATCAGGCTAGGATCATTAGAATTGGCTAAAGCCAGAAAAATAAGCATAATGTCACAGAGTCGCTTTTCTTGATTGGAGTGCCTCTCTTGggaaaatcttttttatttttatttttatttttttatttttattagtaaaatgaaagttttattgatacgaatgaagtAGGCGAAGCCCGTGTACACATGACGTATACaaaaaaaacacctaaatacactATAGgaaccagattttttttttttttttgataagtaaaaatattatatatatcaaaaggagtaaccaaatacactggacgtatacaagaaaacacctaacccatactagagagctcctaaagacccaaaaagcccgtgaaaaactacccaaaatacaccaagtctgaattggaataaaaacacacctccccaaccccaaccccttgtttcccgtaagACTAATACTCCACCCAAAACTCCCTCTACGAAAATGTCTTCATGATGCCCTCCCTTCAGTCTTCCCTTGACTTTCACTACCACCCTTAGTgttgtagttgattgcccaagaaagacgctttaactttttgcttttcttaaaacttgatttggtttcaagcgagtGACTCGCCTCAATCAtagtgagtagtgctttaaattgatcttcacaTCCTACATGTGAGAACCCCACAATACGCTGAATCTCGTTAATCTTATGCAGAACTTAATCCGATGGTGAACCCACTATATTGTTTATCAGAGGGAGAGAAACCAACTGCACTTCTGACCCTAGACATTcctcctcacaaggcaccaatgacaaGCCCATTATTTCCTCCCCGCCATATCCTACATTCAAATCACGAACCTCCTCAACAGCTATATGGTTGATGTCCATTGTTGCTGTCACCAGAAATTAAAgacagaaaatcatgaacactTGTTCCATTAAGCATAgtggctgaaaaccaaagcaataaggTGTGTACAAAGAAGTTCCGAAGTTCCTCCATCGTGCGCTTCCTATCTTCAATGCACTaatcattcctttccatccaaaaaCACCGCATAATGCACAAAGGAGTCATCCTCCAAACTGCAGTCACTTGGGGGTAGCCTTGAATATTCTTCCAGCAGGCTAATAAATCCCCCACCCtcaaaggcatagcccaagccACCCCAATTCTTCTAAAGACCTCACCCCACAACTCTCTTGTcacctccataaccatttcctcTCTTGGGAAAATCTTGACCATGGTCAACTTGAGAAAGTGTTAACTTattgttatggattggtgttatatgcGTAAGAAAAGTGGTGAATCTATGGACCATTTATTACTTCATTGCGAGGTGgcaagggttttttttttttttttttgataagtaaaatgtaattttattaaagaagaatGTATAGGAGAAGCCCATGGCAAGGGTGttatgggatgagatctttagcAGGACCGGACTTGCATGGGTGATACCCAGGAGGGTGTTGGATCCCTTTGCTTGTTTGAAAGGCCTTCAGGCCAACCCATATTTTGTTGCT encodes:
- the LOC121254165 gene encoding signal recognition particle subunit SRP72-like — translated: MAPKPKDKPKPSPSSSQPPPAIEDLFTSLSKHIQRSDFEQAAKVADQVLSIAPGDEDAIRCKVVALIKDDRIEDALSMIQSSQKVPFDFGFFKAYCLYRQNKLDEALESLKRQEGNSATMLLESQILYRLGKMDACMDIYQKLQKSKIDSIEINSVAGLVASGRASEVQRMLDTLRVKATSSFELAYNTACSLIERGMYTDAEQLLLSARRIGQETLLEDNLPDDEIEIELAPIAVQLAYVQQLLGCTHEAIQAYTDTIKRDVSDESSLAVAVNNLIALKGSKDVSDSLKKVDRLKEKDLQNFRLARGLDLKLSPKQREAIYANRVLLLLHANKLDQARELVAALPDMFADSVRPILLQAAVLVRENKAGKAEEVLGQFVEKFPDKSKVVLLARAQVAAAAGHPHIAAESLAKIHDIQHMPATVATLVALKERAGDIDGAAAVLDSAIKWWSNAMTEDNKLSVIMQEAASFKVRHGHEEDAAQLYEELVKSDGNIEALVGLVTTMAHVDVNKAEAYEKQLTPLPGLKGIDVDSLERTSGAKHVEGASHVGISEALDEGKSKAKAKKKRKRKPRYPKGFDPANPGPPPDPERWLPKRERSSYRPKRKDKRAAQVRGSQGAVTREKHEAGGAGSSSNVSNSKANQAGASKGAAEQSKPPSKSSRKKSRN